The proteins below are encoded in one region of Lactuca sativa cultivar Salinas chromosome 3, Lsat_Salinas_v11, whole genome shotgun sequence:
- the LOC111915445 gene encoding uncharacterized protein LOC111915445 has protein sequence MASTSCLPDDTHHIRSTSLPTRAHPIILQAQEEICKFRTWEASISSIPTADSICSALTRLQVLYECVDNVLSLPLTQKALTHNQYTKLVNELLDKSISLMDICGSTRDLVSKVKENARDVQSAMRRRKGEVSLTTSFIKNLKKEAKKAMASLKQIDEKIGDMKPLDLDHHLLSAIKVVRDVGVVRSSVYRSLLLFLSGSVPNLKSTKWSIIQKMIQKKPSAGKDPLEISNKDLECLFQEMENGLECMFRSLIKTRASLLNVLSR, from the coding sequence ATGGCTTCTACCTCTTGTTTACCTGATGATACTCATCATATCCGATCAACTAGTTTGCCAACTAGAGCGCATCCAATCATTCTTCAGGCGCAAGAGGAGATCTGCAAATTCAGAACATGGGAGGCCTCGATATCATCTATTCCTACTGCAGATTCAATCTGCAGTGCATTAACGAGGTTGCAAGTATTGTATGAATGCGTTGACAATGTTCTCAGTTTGCCTTTGACGCAGAAAGCTCTTACTCACAACCAATATACAAAATTGGTCAATGAGTTGTTGGATAAATCCATCAGTCTTATGGATATATGTGGCTCTACAAGAGATTTGGTCTCGAAAGTGAAAGAAAATGCGAGAGATGTTCAGTCGGCCATGAGAAGAAGAAAAGGAGAGGTAAGCTTAACCACTTCCTTTATCAAGAACCTGAAGAAAGAAGCCAAAAAAGCTATGGCGTCTTTGAAGCAAATTGATGAGAAGATTGGGGACATGAAACCATTGGATCTAGATCACCACCTCTTATCAGCTATTAAAGTGGTAAGAGATGTTGGAGTTGTGAGATCTTCTGTATACAGGTCACTGTTGTTGTTCTTGTCTGGATCTGTTCCAAACTTGAAATCCACAAAGTGGTCGATTATCCAAAAAATGATTCAGAAAAAACCAAGTGCTGGAAAAGATCCGCTTGAAATTTCAAATAAAGATCTGGAGTGCCTTTTTCAAGAAATGGAGAATGGTTTGGAGTGCATGTTTAGGAGTTTAATCAAAACAAGGGCCTCTCTCTTGAATGTTCTTTCTCGTTAA